The window atatgaGACGAGTTACGTTGTTGTATACTCGTTGTTTATACACATTGCAAATCAcgtcacgtgaaatgcacccgcaaTCTATAACatgtttaatttaatttattattgtttgaaattgtggtcgagtcacgtgaaacgcacactcgaattggggcttacgtatcgtgaccatgtcacgggaaccgtacccacaatcacgataatttattattaatcgcgcctaaagcaagctacgttgttcgaatattattcaattactaattttgagattattgtaaggtcatgaggtatgtaattatttgtgaaagaattggatttattatttatagaaaaatgagctagtttagagaaagatgagccagctatgttatttattactttgggCCTGATGAAACTAAATCTTTTGGCCTAAAATCTTTTCTTCTCCAACAGCCCAAAAACTAATTTTCTTAGAAACAAATCGTGGCCCAAGCAAATTATCCAACCCAATATCCCATATTCTGTACATTTCTTAAACAAAACTAATGACACCACAATCTCATgaacaaaattagtaaacaagccAAATTACAGTGATTCAATAGACCCTTTATCCGGTTAAATCAACTCAAAACAAAATTTTGTAACTCTAAAATTAACATCATGGTCCAATAAACATATGAACAAGGAAACAATCAGATTCaaatgatccaaatatcaatagagTGAACTGCTATTTCATGCTACCCAATGATCACACCAATAGACAAGAAggtaaataaaaaattataatcaGTGAAGAAAGGGAAATAACGAACCTTTGATATAAATTAACAGAGTTGAAATTATAAGAGCGCTAAACAATTTGACGAGTGTTGACTGGAGCTTTCACCGGCCACGAAACCTCGAACAAAAAATCGTGACTTGCAACCCCGATCGACATTACAAAATCGGTGATTTAGTGGCTTGTTTTTGTTGggtttaaagctattttttgggGGGAGGGAAGGTGattttgctggatttttcgaaaaaaagacgaagaaagaatgacacgagtagatatttccttatcctagaaaaagaaaataaatttctctcaattccttcctccctattttgtttttcttctctctctctcctccctttttcttttcctcagatcttttttttttagtttttaattaaaaagaattttcacttcccatttttcttatttttttttaaaaaacaattccccactttcctttacttttaatttctcactttgttttacttttaatatatttaaaatcccactttttttacttttttttatttcccacttagtttactttacttttttaaattcacctacttttacttttattaaaaaaaaattcagatacccttatttttattttttaattctaactttattttacttttcattttttaaaatttccacattcttttacttttatttttttaattttccactttctttaaatttttttattaaaacatttatacctacttttacttttactttttaattttatatttctactattacttttgttttttttaattcccatccgaaatttatttttaaaaaaaaattaattaattaatttttattgtttttcGGTTttgtaattcattttatttaaaataaagataaaaataaaaataatactaatagtaataattgacattttaaattattattaatcttTATCCTAAAGAAATGTAACAAtgctaaaaaataaattatatatatattaaagtttttaaaatatttacatagtagaagatgataaaaatttaaatatagtaaaaaattaggtgcttacAAGTACAATACGAGAAGATAAGTACAATACTATCTTTATTAGTTTATCGAGAATTTTATAAAGCCAAAAATATACTTAGCTTCCACCTTCCCACACTAACTTATAGTAGATCATTCAACTCTTCTTTAACATAAAAATTAGCTATGAAATCAAAAAATTAATCACTGTTAAAGGCATTCAACAAGGGAACCTACAAGATAACTTTTCTACTTAGCTCTAACACGTAGGAATGAAGTTAATTACAAGAAAATTTAGCTTTCGAAGGAAGCATCCTATAAGGTTATTTAAGATGTCTAAGAGCTCCTTTATAAATACCATCATATTATACAACTATCCCTCTAGATAAGTTTAATAAGCTTAACCAAAGAAGGActtaatgttatttttagaaCGAAAAAGATacccgaagagtggaggtggagcacgatggttcctgtatacaagaacaagggtgatatccaatattgcaataactatcggggtatcaagctacTTACCCATACTATGAAAGTCCGGAGAGAGTGGTAaagctaagggtgaggaggagtgtgtatATTGCTGAGAACCAGTTTGAGTTTATGCCGGGGCGTTTGACTACataagccatccaccttgttaggagattgatggaacaGTATATGGAGAGAAAGAAgaacttgcatatggtgttcatcgacttagaaaaggcatacgataaagtcccgagggagattttgtggagatgtttggaggctagaggtgtacttgctgcctacgttaggttgattaaggacatgtaagATATGGTAAAGACCCGAATGAGGTCGGTGGGTGGGAACTCGGACCATTTTCCGATTATGaaggggttgcatcaggggtcagcACTCAACCCTTTTTTTGTTTtctctggtgatggacgtactgacacgccacatccaaggggaagtgtcgtggtgcatgctatttgcagatgatattgtattgattgacgagatgcgAGACGGTGTGAATACGTAATTAGAAGTATGGAGGTAGACCCTGGAaactaaaggtttcaagttgagcaggaccaagacagaatacttagagtgtaagtttagtggcgagactcaaggaggggaagggaaGGTGTGGCTGGAATCgtaggtcatccctaggagagggagttttaagtaccttgggtttATTATTCAgagggatggggagattgatgaagatgtcacacatcataTTGGGGCGGGATGGGTAAAATAGAGACTTGCTTCCGgtattttgtgtgataagaagatgccaccgaaacttaagggtaagttctacagagtggtgttCAGACCTACAATATTGTATGggactgagtgttggccagtcaagatcgcacATGTCCAGAATATAAAGgcagcagagatgaggatgttgagatggatgtgcgggtacACCGGGTTAGATAGTATCAGAAATGcagttattcgcgacaaggtgggtgtggcccctattgaggataaGATGCGAgaagcgcgacttaggtggtttgATCATGTGAAGAGGAAGAACACATatgccccggttaggaggtgtgagaggttgacgttggagggcctacggagaggtagatgtagcccaaagaagaggtggggagaggtgattaggcaagacatggcgcaactttaGTTGACCGatgacatgacccttgataggaaggtatgtaggtcgaggattagggtagtagagtaggtagtctagagtgttcataacattaGTATTGGCATGCAGTCTCACTTTctattggtagtaggtttttatgactagccgttattttctttcattgttgatcaccttactgccTTGTTGTTTctattctgcttttatattgGTATTGCCCCTTCTTGGGTAtttttttcattaatgtggtgctatgctttcctgagccgagggtctattagaAATAATCTCTCTATTctcccaaggtaggggtaaggtctacatacacactaccctccccagaccccatggtgtgggataatactaggtatgttgttgttgtaagctTAACCAAAGACTTGAAAATCTAAAATCGAAAAAACACAAAGAGTAATGATAACAATCAGTTATATTaggaatttttattatattttcttattttttttattaaaaacaacTCTAGTAGATGTTAGTTTATTTCCTATGATTAACTTAACTAGATTTGGTATATACACTGGGTGTGGGAAATTTTTTCTAGTAACAACTTGTTAGTTTGTGCAAGTTTGTTTAATTTCCCATCGCTCAGTTTGTGTTTTTTTTATTTTCGATCGCCCGATTCAGTGGCGAAGTCAGAAATTTCCACAAAGGTGTTCAGACTTGAAAGAAGTAAAAAAGCTAATTCGACAAAAgatgttcaatatatgttatatacatcTAAAAtcaatattttacttaaatataCCATATAATGTTTCATAATATTTCGACGAAGCGTGATCTTAGCACAAGGTGGCTTCGCCTCTGGCCCAATTAATTTCATAAACTCTCGGAATATACATAAAGAGATCAAATATACTACTGAAGAAGTCGATAATGATAAGGACAAGCTTACACAAGATAAGCTTGTATAGATCACATTAAATCCCATTGTAGAGTTTGTAATCAACTCAATGTAATAGTCACCCATATAGCAGGACTCTAAGTCATTTTAAGAGTCATCACTTAGAATACTTTCTCTCTTTTCCCCTCTCGTTTGTGACTTGTATAAATACAGTCACTTGTGGCTTTGTAAAGTATGCAGAAACATCACTTGATTACTCACTACAATAATTTCTTTGCTTTGTGATTTTCTACATAGTATCAGAGCTTTCTGAAGCTACGTTGCCCACAACAAAAACCAGATCAAACATGGCCATAACATCACCATCGACCTCCTTGTCTTTATCACCTGCTTCTCTGCACCATCTCATTGCCTCCTATCCAGTTAAGTTGAAACCATCAAACTATCTAATCCGAAGGACACAAATACTCCAGTTGATTTAGGTAATGAAGGTGACAAACCTTATAAAGGAAGGCAAGGCAAACACAAGCAGCTCATCCACTTCTGCTGGTACTGATAAGGCTGTTGACACAGATGATGATAATACTGACTGAGAGGAAAAGGATGTACTTCTCAGAAGTTGGAACTCTACTACAATGACTGAGGAAAGCATGTACCTCATTGTGGGATGTTCAACTTCCAAGGAAATGTGGGAAAGTTTAGAGGAAGTATACCTACAGGCGACTAAGGATAAGGAATTCTAGCTTAAGCAGCAACTGCAGAACATTAAGCTAGGAACCAAAAACAACTTGATGAATATCTGAAAGAATTCAAAGGCATATGTGATGGCCTTTCAGCCATACACAAGCCTGTTGATGAGGACAACAAGGTGATCAACTTTGCTAGAGGACTTGGTCCAAAGTACAAGACTTTTAGGACTGTCATATTGGGAAAGGCTCCATATTCTACCCTGAACTAGTTTGTTAATGCTCTTAAGGATTTGATATGAGAGAGGATGAAGaagaaataactcaacaaggctACAACATGGCCTTTGCTGCTCAAAGAGGAAGAGGTCGTGGGGGGTTACTCTAACAAAAGAGGAAACTCAAACTTCTCCTCAAGAGGAAGAGGTTTCAGACCTGCATGACAAGGTAACAATCAGACTAATCAGTCTACTCAGAACATTGGAAATTCCAGTCAACCAAAAGGTAAGGAAAATCGCCAAATATGTGGAAGGAACAACCACACAACCTTAAAATGCTTCTACAGGTGTGACTATTTCTACCAGGCTGCAGAAGACTTGCCACAAGCCTTTTCTGCTATTAATCTACAGAATACACCAGTTGAGGATGAAACCATGTATGTCGACTCTGGTGCAAGCAGTCACATAACCAATTCAACAGGTAATATGTCGAACCTTCAACCTTATTATGGGTTATAAGATAATAGTTGGCAATGGATAAAAACTCGACATCACACATAttggaaatacaacaaaatcTGGAAAGTGAGATTAAAAAGAAACTGTTATCGGTCAGTAAGCTTGCACAGGACAATTCTTGTACACTTGAGTTTGATGAATCTGATTTTGTTGTAAAGGACAAGCTCAGGGAGAGTTCTAGCCAAGGGATCTAAGAAGAATGACCTGTATGCACTGGAGGACAATAGTTTCTATGCCCTATCTGCATCAAAGGAATGGAAGAACACAAACAGTATTTGGCATGCTAGATTAGGGCATCTAGTTTGAATCTTTAGAGATTCTTAGTAGTAATAAGTGTATTGATGTCAAGTGCTGGAATAAAGTTCCTACTGTTTGTGTTAGCTGTCCGTTAGGGAAAGGATGTAAGCTTCCATTTGAATTgagaaataaaattgaaaaagaaCCTTTGTTCTTAATTATATATTCATTTTCTGTTTTTAACATGTTCTTTCATCAATACCTGGTCTCTTTTTAACCAAATACGTAGAAATACATATTTTGTTAATCTATGTTATTGTATTAATGTGAATTGTCTTATCCACAAGTTTAAACCGTCGCAATCAGCAAATGAAAGAAAATCATAGTATAGTTTTAGTAACCATATTGTGCTAAATTTAGTGTGATATCTGATGAGTGACGACCAATACTGGTTCTCGGCAGACAAAGTTTGATAAGGAAAAGTGAAATTCACCTAAATAAAAAAAGGTCAATAACCAAGATTGAAATAGAAATATTAGTCCATACCACAAAGAAAATAACAccagtagaataaaacatgagcaaTTTTTGCACTCATTCTACATTTTGGATACAAGCCATTAATACAGGTTTATTATAAATTCAACAAATTATTAAAAAGGAAAGACACTAATCTTCTGGTGTTTCAGACTCTTGTAGAATAACAGCAATTGGACTTCTTACAAAATGCCTATTACTACTCCATTTCAAGTATCCATGAACAATTTCCATGTTTGTGATGTTTGTTGCTGTAGAAAAGGTCACTCGGTATGTCAACTTCTGATTCAACTTCGTAAACTTTAGAGTTGAAGGCTTAACAACCACGGAAACACTTCGTGGTGAAACTATCTCCACGCGATAAGATGATTTTGCCTCCCCAACGTTTGTCACTGTTCTTGTGTATGTTTGTTGATTTGCTCCAAGTGAAATGGAAAATGAAGGGTAATTCAGTTGTGCTTCGGGTATACTTTTCACTTTCGAGCAACTTGTTATGCGTTGTAGAATGTTTCCCATCTGTCGATCTGTGTAATTCAAACCACATAAATAAGGTATGTAGTCCTTGAATTGTGTATCGTAAACTAGTCCTGGATCATTTGCTCGTGATGGATTGACATGTCCTGATCCATAGGCGAAGATTTTAGCAGGTGCAAGCATTTCGTCTCGGAGGGATTCGTTGCCAAGATTGACAATGTCAGCGGTTGTCATGATTGCTGATTTAATAGCTGCAGGAGACCAAGTGGGGTGCGCGCTTTTTAACAATGCTGCAACTCCGCTAAGGTGAGGACAAGACATAGAGGTACCCGAAATAATGTTGAATGTTGATTTTGTGTTGGTTTTGTTTTCGACAGAAGTAGGCCAAGCTGCAAGGACATTAACACCAGGACCAATAATATCAGGTTTCAAGATTCCAGGACTAGCTGTGCTCGGGCCACGAGAAGAAAAACCAGCAAGCACTGGAGCATTTTTATCGCCTATTATCGTTCCTTGGAATGTAATTCTAGCAACAGGCTTCTTTGTTGATTTCATATAATCGATAATGTTATTTCCGTCAAAAGAAGCAACATCCAGCGCCGGAAGGACATGAGCATCGGCTGATTTAGTTAAGCCGTCCTGAGGCCGATTAATGAGAATCATGCCAACGCCTCCAGCGTTCTTCACAGCTTGTCCTTTTTCAATACTGTTAAAACCACCACCTGCCACGCACAAAACTATTTTACCTTTTATAGCACGGCTAAGGTCAGTTAGCCCTGGTCCGCAAAAAGAGTTATCAGAGT is drawn from Nicotiana tomentosiformis chromosome 12, ASM39032v3, whole genome shotgun sequence and contains these coding sequences:
- the LOC104107063 gene encoding subtilisin-like protease yields the protein MKILKIFLVFSILGCLSWPSIQSDLTTYIVQVESPESRISTQSLSDQDLESWYRSFLPNTIASTSSNEQEEPRLVYSYRNVMKGFAARLSAEQVKEMEKKEGFISAWPERILSLHTTHTPSFLGLQHNEGVWRHSNYGKGVIIGVLDTGISPDHPSFSDEGMPPPPAKWKGKCESNFTTKCNNKLIGARTFPQANGSPIDDNGHGTHTAGTAAGGFVKGANVFGNANGTAVGIAPLAHLAIYKVCDSFGCSDSGILSAMDVAIDDGVDILSLSLGGSTNPFHSDPIALGAYSATQRGILVSCSAGNTGPFEGTVVNEAPWILTVGASTLDRKIKATVRLGNKEEFEGESAFHPKVSKTKFFPLFNPGENLTDDSDNSFCGPGLTDLSRAIKGKIVLCVAGGGFNSIEKGQAVKNAGGVGMILINRPQDGLTKSADAHVLPALDVASFDGNNIIDYMKSTKKPVARITFQGTIIGDKNAPVLAGFSSRGPSTASPGILKPDIIGPGVNVLAAWPTSVENKTNTKSTFNIISGTSMSCPHLSGVAALLKSAHPTWSPAAIKSAIMTTADIVNLGNESLRDEMLAPAKIFAYGSGHVNPSRANDPGLVYDTQFKDYIPYLCGLNYTDRQMGNILQRITSCSKVKSIPEAQLNYPSFSISLGANQQTYTRTVTNVGEAKSSYRVEIVSPRSVSVVVKPSTLKFTKLNQKLTYRVTFSTATNITNMEIVHGYLKWSSNRHFVRSPIAVILQESETPED